A region from the Chloroflexota bacterium genome encodes:
- the menE gene encoding o-succinylbenzoate--CoA ligase, producing MSGLIRDWLVEWAAARPDAEAVVDRGTRWTYAQLEAVTRRIAAALHAEALGEGSRVATLLGDGAVTVAVVHAVRRLGAVLVPLNRRAAPAELAFQLAAAEGAVLVHDPERAGLARAALADRPTVRLLGIAQLLAGTADQSAALAAFRDEVDLEAPATILFTSGTTGRPKGAVLTHGCHVASADAWAVFLEPRRSDRWLACLPLFHVAGLAMVVRASRWGLPLEVHERFDPSAVDRAVEDGVSHLSLVGPTLERLLEVRPDRPVPPTLRAMLLGGGPIQAALVTRACDRGLPVVSTYGLTETASGVAALAAETAAQRPAAAGRPLPGVELRIAVDGRAARPDEVGEIVVRGPMVFAGYAGLPGETARVLRDGWLRTGDLGARDGDGYLTVVDRRDDLFVSGGENVYPAEVEAVLLTHPAVVEAAVVGRPDPRWGAVPVAAIVLGPGAVASDRVLAAHCRARLAGFKVPVAFHRLSALPPTVGGKLLRREVRALLTERST from the coding sequence ATGAGCGGCCTCATTCGCGACTGGCTCGTCGAGTGGGCGGCGGCGCGTCCCGATGCCGAGGCGGTCGTCGACAGGGGGACGCGCTGGACGTACGCGCAGCTCGAGGCGGTGACCCGGCGGATCGCCGCGGCGCTCCACGCGGAGGCTCTCGGCGAGGGGTCGCGCGTCGCGACGCTCCTCGGCGACGGCGCGGTCACCGTCGCCGTCGTCCACGCCGTCCGGCGGCTTGGCGCCGTGCTCGTTCCGCTCAACCGCCGCGCCGCGCCTGCTGAGCTCGCCTTCCAGCTGGCCGCCGCCGAGGGAGCGGTCCTCGTTCACGATCCGGAGCGGGCCGGCCTGGCCCGGGCAGCCCTCGCCGACCGCCCGACCGTCCGGCTGCTCGGAATCGCGCAGCTGCTCGCCGGTACTGCCGACCAGTCGGCGGCCCTCGCGGCCTTCCGCGACGAGGTCGACCTGGAGGCGCCCGCGACGATCCTCTTCACCTCCGGGACGACCGGTCGCCCGAAGGGCGCCGTCCTGACGCACGGCTGCCACGTCGCGAGCGCGGATGCGTGGGCCGTCTTCCTCGAACCGCGGCGGAGCGATCGCTGGCTCGCCTGCCTGCCCCTCTTCCACGTCGCTGGCCTGGCGATGGTCGTGCGAGCGAGCCGGTGGGGCCTCCCGCTCGAGGTCCACGAACGGTTCGACCCGTCCGCGGTCGACCGCGCCGTCGAGGACGGAGTCAGCCACCTGTCGCTCGTCGGACCGACACTCGAGCGGCTCCTGGAGGTCCGCCCCGACCGACCGGTCCCGCCCACGCTGCGGGCGATGCTCCTGGGCGGCGGACCGATCCAGGCGGCGCTCGTGACACGCGCCTGCGATCGTGGTCTGCCGGTTGTCTCGACCTACGGCCTGACCGAGACGGCGTCGGGGGTCGCGGCGCTGGCGGCCGAGACGGCCGCGCAGCGCCCCGCGGCGGCGGGCCGGCCGCTGCCCGGCGTCGAGCTCCGGATCGCGGTCGACGGGCGGGCGGCCCGGCCGGACGAGGTCGGGGAGATCGTCGTCCGCGGGCCGATGGTCTTCGCCGGCTATGCTGGCCTGCCCGGCGAGACGGCCCGCGTCCTGCGCGACGGTTGGCTGCGCACCGGCGACCTCGGCGCGCGCGATGGCGACGGATACCTCACCGTCGTCGATCGCCGCGACGACCTGTTCGTGTCCGGCGGCGAGAACGTCTATCCGGCTGAGGTCGAGGCCGTCCTCCTGACCCACCCGGCCGTCGTCGAGGCGGCCGTCGTGGGGCGCCCGGATCCGCGCTGGGGCGCCGTCCCGGTCGCGGCGATCGTCCTGGGGCCGGGCGCCGTGGCGAGCGATCGTGTGCTGGCGGCTCACTGTCGGGCCCGGCTGGCGGGCTTCAAGGTCCCGGTGGCCTTCCACCGTCTGAGCGCCCTCCCGCCGACAGTGGGCGGCAAGCTCCTTCGGCGCGAGGTCCGCGCGCTGCTCACGGAGCGGTCGACGTGA
- a CDS encoding alpha/beta hydrolase encodes MSGAPVRFLERDGWALAYRRTGGGPSLVLLHATLSSSAQLQSLADRLAASFTVIAVDRRGSGESRPPGAPPPGPIDVAVHVDDLAAILAAERVEPILAVGHSYGGCLALEFAARRPGLITGSWVYEPPYAPIGGPAVRATLADVARRTAAAGRRGGQGAAAEAFLSAVGGAGAIQGLSPAARQRIRLAGSAALADAALLGLEPDGLERIRCPVVVATGTASQPVYAAIAEALVERVPEAAREWIDGAAHGAPLTHSGIVAAAIEAFAARSGWTGFEPARLDPDSGSSR; translated from the coding sequence GTGAGCGGGGCACCCGTCCGGTTCCTCGAGCGCGACGGGTGGGCCCTGGCCTACCGCCGGACGGGCGGCGGTCCCTCGCTCGTCCTCCTCCATGCGACGCTCTCCTCCTCTGCGCAGCTCCAGTCGCTGGCGGACCGCCTCGCCGCGTCGTTCACGGTCATCGCGGTCGATCGGCGGGGGAGCGGGGAGAGCCGCCCGCCCGGGGCGCCCCCGCCTGGACCGATCGACGTGGCCGTGCACGTCGACGACCTGGCCGCGATCCTTGCCGCCGAGCGGGTCGAGCCCATCCTCGCCGTGGGCCACAGCTACGGCGGCTGTCTCGCCCTCGAGTTCGCCGCCCGCCGGCCGGGGCTCATCACGGGCAGCTGGGTGTACGAACCCCCGTACGCGCCGATCGGCGGGCCGGCGGTCCGAGCCACCCTCGCCGACGTCGCCCGGCGGACGGCCGCGGCGGGTCGACGGGGCGGGCAGGGCGCAGCCGCCGAGGCCTTCCTGTCGGCCGTGGGCGGCGCCGGAGCCATACAGGGCCTCTCGCCGGCCGCCCGGCAGCGGATCCGGCTGGCAGGCTCGGCCGCCCTCGCCGATGCTGCCCTCCTTGGTCTCGAGCCCGACGGGCTCGAACGGATCCGGTGCCCGGTCGTCGTCGCGACGGGGACGGCGAGCCAGCCCGTCTACGCCGCTATCGCCGAGGCGCTCGTCGAGCGGGTGCCGGAAGCGGCCCGCGAGTGGATCGATGGCGCCGCCCACGGCGCGCCGCTCACCCACTCGGGGATCGTCGCCGCGGCGATCGAGGCGTTCGCTGCCCGAAGCGGCTGGACCGGGTTCGAACCGGCTCGTCTCGATCCGGATTCGGGGTCCAGCCGATGA
- a CDS encoding ArsA family ATPase: protein MTRILLYTGKGGVGKTSVAAATALLSADRGTRTIVLSTDIAHSLGDAFDTRLGPEPSEIAPNLWAQEPDVYFNIGRYWRTIQTYMAELFSWRGLDAVMAEEMTVLPGMDELGNLLWIADHVESGRYDLIVVDAAPTGETLRLLSLPEASRWWVDRIAPIGRRVSRLGRPVIERMIGVPVPHDEVFAAAERLLTRLDLVHRLLADPERSSVRLVLALEQLAIAEARRSFTYFHLFGYPSDLVVCNRVLPAAVDGYFAGLRDAQQRDLPRVREDFAPVPVRTVPFFDQEVVGAAGLREIGRALFGDEDPGSFFYRGRPYRIRTEGGRHILEIALPFTSREEVGLSRDGDDLVLQVGNWRRTLVLPRALVDAPTTGAKMEDGILRIEFSTRTKNGAEGGR from the coding sequence ATGACCCGGATCCTCCTGTACACCGGCAAGGGCGGCGTCGGCAAGACGAGCGTCGCGGCCGCGACGGCGCTCCTGAGCGCGGACCGTGGCACTCGCACGATCGTCCTCTCCACGGACATCGCCCACAGCCTGGGCGACGCGTTCGACACCCGGCTCGGACCGGAACCGTCCGAGATCGCCCCGAACCTGTGGGCACAGGAACCCGACGTCTATTTCAACATCGGGCGGTACTGGCGGACGATCCAGACCTATATGGCCGAGCTGTTCAGCTGGCGCGGTCTCGATGCCGTGATGGCCGAGGAGATGACGGTCCTGCCGGGGATGGACGAACTCGGCAACCTGCTCTGGATCGCGGATCACGTGGAATCGGGTCGCTACGACCTGATCGTCGTCGACGCGGCCCCGACCGGCGAGACCCTCCGCCTGCTCTCCCTGCCCGAGGCCAGCCGCTGGTGGGTCGACCGCATCGCTCCGATCGGCCGCCGGGTGAGCCGGCTCGGCCGGCCCGTCATCGAACGGATGATCGGCGTGCCGGTTCCGCACGATGAAGTCTTCGCCGCCGCCGAGCGCCTGCTCACCCGTCTCGATCTCGTCCATCGGCTGCTCGCCGACCCCGAGCGATCGTCGGTCCGCCTGGTCCTCGCGCTCGAGCAACTCGCGATCGCCGAAGCCCGCCGCTCGTTCACCTACTTCCACCTCTTCGGCTACCCGAGTGACCTTGTCGTGTGCAACCGCGTCCTCCCGGCGGCGGTCGATGGCTACTTCGCGGGCCTCCGTGACGCACAGCAGCGGGACCTGCCCCGGGTCCGCGAAGATTTCGCCCCCGTTCCGGTCCGGACCGTGCCCTTCTTCGACCAGGAGGTCGTCGGCGCCGCCGGATTACGGGAGATCGGCCGCGCCCTCTTCGGCGACGAGGATCCCGGCAGCTTCTTCTATCGGGGACGCCCGTACCGGATCCGAACCGAGGGCGGGAGGCACATCCTCGAGATCGCCCTGCCCTTCACGAGCCGCGAGGAGGTCGGCCTCTCGCGCGACGGCGACGACCTGGTGCTCCAGGTCGGAAACTGGCGTCGAACGCTCGTCCTGCCTCGGGCGCTCGTCGACGCGCCGACGACCGGAGCGAAGATGGAGGACGGGATCCTGCGTATCGAATTCTCGACCCGGACAAAGAACGGTGCAGAAGGAGGTCGATGA
- a CDS encoding YihY/virulence factor BrkB family protein, which yields MLPSILLVIGVVGVFLGDPGRLAALSANLSATFPPLTSFFKEALAGFADGAVTYSVVGVVVLVWGASRFYQSLDDAMARIFESTRRRDPLQRGVFGILSVLLLGAGVGGVIAASHLVANLAADGIPGVALGASILSSTIGSGLVIVTVFSGGSRSCTASFRPPAGMADDRPAGDRRRYVHRDVHGALCGAHPPARGLPAGLRCVRGRIRRDDLAVIRQSGAPDRRRLGSPQGGPGRRAQGAESGSGGRVHVTTVHVTTEDPLCRPGRSPAERKISTRQEQQARTREFSGRRMANGAADRGSHIPWMSHVPQQGGSVVCDAPSHVAEGRRSSGREDHAASLGQGGEADDPAELGHGWHPIIPRGRT from the coding sequence ATCCTGCCCTCGATCCTCCTGGTCATCGGCGTGGTCGGTGTCTTCCTCGGTGACCCGGGCAGGCTGGCCGCACTGTCAGCCAACCTGTCGGCGACCTTTCCGCCCCTCACGAGCTTCTTCAAGGAGGCGCTGGCGGGCTTCGCGGACGGCGCGGTCACCTATTCCGTCGTTGGCGTGGTCGTCCTCGTCTGGGGCGCCAGTCGGTTCTACCAGTCACTCGACGATGCGATGGCCCGGATCTTCGAGAGCACACGCCGGCGTGATCCACTCCAACGCGGCGTGTTCGGCATCCTCTCCGTGCTCCTGCTCGGGGCAGGCGTCGGCGGTGTCATCGCCGCTTCGCACCTCGTCGCCAACCTCGCCGCCGATGGGATACCCGGCGTCGCCCTCGGCGCCTCGATCCTCAGCTCCACCATCGGCTCAGGGCTCGTCATCGTCACCGTGTTCAGTGGGGGATCGCGATCTTGTACCGCCTCGTTCCGACCACCGGCCGGAATGGCAGATGATCGGCCGGCCGGCGATCGTCGTCGGTACGTTCACCGCGATGTTCACGGTGCTCTTTGCGGCGCTCACCCCCCAGCTCGGGGGCTCCCTGCAGGTCTACGGTGCGTTCGTGGCCGTATTCGGCGCGATGATCTGGCTGTCATTCGTCAGTCAGGCGCTCCTGATCGGCGCCGCCTGGGTTCACCGCAGGGTGGTCCTGGACGACGCGCTCAAGGCGCGGAGAGTGGGAGCGGCGGGCGGGTTCATGTAACGACGGTTCATGTAACGACGGAGGACCCGCTCTGTCGCCCAGGTCGCAGCCCAGCCGAGCGGAAGATATCGACCCGGCAGGAACAACAGGCCCGCACCCGCGAGTTCTCTGGCCGCCGGATGGCGAACGGCGCTGCGGACCGCGGCTCGCACATCCCGTGGATGTCGCACGTCCCGCAGCAGGGCGGATCGGTCGTTTGCGACGCGCCGAGCCATGTCGCGGAGGGTCGCCGATCGAGCGGCCGCGAAGATCACGCCGCGAGTCTCGGGCAAGGTGGCGAGGCGGATGACCCGGCCGAACTTGGTCATGGATGGCATCCGATCATCCCACGGGGGCGGACCTGA
- a CDS encoding CHRD domain-containing protein, with product MRVPLTLIAGILALAAAPAIVLAANPLTPAFGGPLTGAQEVPAVATAGTGDGTAVISSDGSTITYYVTYSGLSGPAVAAHIHTGAAGVAGGVILPLAVSASPMVGTLTAANFMPSGAITTFAQAVAAIQAGNTYFNIHTAAHPGGEIRGQIVAKGNASFAALAGFQEVPAVATSATGSGWALISSDGSTITYYVTYSGLSGPAVAAHIHTGAAGVAGGVILPLAVSASPMVGTLTAANFMPSGAITTFAQAVAAIQAGNTYFNIHTAAHPGGEIRGQIGVTVAAPAPTSTPTSTPTATSTASPTAGATAPPTSTRPVGPASGGSALPLVIGILVFLAFVPVASRRFAQRGRR from the coding sequence ATGCGCGTGCCCCTGACCCTGATCGCGGGGATTCTCGCTCTCGCCGCGGCTCCGGCGATCGTCCTTGCTGCCAACCCATTGACTCCGGCGTTCGGCGGTCCGCTCACCGGTGCCCAGGAGGTGCCCGCCGTCGCGACGGCGGGCACCGGGGATGGGACCGCGGTCATCAGCTCTGACGGATCGACGATCACGTACTACGTCACGTACAGCGGCCTCTCCGGGCCGGCAGTCGCGGCCCACATCCACACCGGCGCGGCCGGCGTCGCCGGCGGCGTGATCCTGCCGCTCGCCGTGAGCGCGAGCCCCATGGTCGGGACACTGACCGCAGCGAACTTCATGCCGTCCGGCGCGATCACGACATTCGCCCAGGCGGTCGCCGCGATCCAGGCCGGGAACACGTACTTCAACATCCACACCGCCGCCCATCCGGGTGGCGAGATCCGCGGCCAGATCGTCGCCAAGGGCAATGCGAGCTTTGCCGCGCTCGCCGGTTTCCAGGAGGTGCCCGCCGTCGCCACGTCGGCGACCGGCAGCGGCTGGGCCCTCATCAGCTCCGACGGATCGACGATCACGTACTACGTCACGTACAGCGGCCTCTCCGGGCCGGCAGTCGCGGCCCACATCCACACCGGCGCGGCCGGCGTCGCCGGCGGCGTGATCCTGCCGCTCGCCGTGAGCGCGAGCCCCATGGTCGGGACACTGACCGCAGCGAACTTCATGCCGTCCGGCGCGATCACGACATTCGCCCAGGCGGTCGCCGCGATCCAGGCCGGGAACACGTACTTCAACATCCACACCGCCGCCCATCCGGGGGGCGAGATCCGCGGCCAGATCGGTGTCACCGTCGCGGCTCCGGCTCCGACCTCGACTCCGACCTCGACTCCGACCGCGACCTCGACCGCGTCACCCACTGCCGGCGCGACCGCGCCACCCACCTCGACCCGACCTGTCGGGCCCGCATCGGGCGGTTCGGCCCTGCCGCTGGTCATCGGGATCCTGGTCTTCCTCGCGTTCGTGCCAGTCGCCAGCCGCCGTTTCGCTCAGCGCGGCCGTCGGTAG